The Nymphaea colorata isolate Beijing-Zhang1983 chromosome 7, ASM883128v2, whole genome shotgun sequence DNA window TCatagttttctctcttttactcCTGATGCAGCCAACTGATTAGCTTTCAGTACTTCTGTGCTTTATCTTTTATTTACAGCCTGATTGTTTTTGTGTCTGATCTGCTGAACTATGGAACCAATTGCAGGACCTTTCTAGATGCGAAGAAACACTCTCAAACTTCCGGGCGATGCAAGCACAAGGAAGCACTCCACAACTAGAGGAAGATATAAACCGACTGGAGGCTGAAATCGAGAGGCTTACCCAGGAAAAATTGTGTTATGAAGCTCAGATATTGAGGGTACTCATTGGGACCTTGATGaaaacttttgattttctaGATTAGTCGTTTATAACATTAATAATTCTTAGATGGTATTTCAATCAATCAATAATTCTGCTAGTATTTCATTCTTAACATACTCTTAAGGCCCAGGATACCAAAATGTGAATTCTATATAAGAAGTTATTATATCTGCCAGGTTTGCTTGTCTATCATATTGTAATACACTAGATTGAAGAGGCTTCTTATTCTTTAAATATAAGTAACTGTTATGGTGGGTCGAGTCCATAAAGTGCCACAACTCTGATATCTTTATCTGGCTTCATATTCCATTTTTGTTATATGCttctgaattttgaacctaCCTTGCAAGAATGTGGGTGGGATTacgacatttttaaaatttctggGGATAAGGATAAAGAGTGCCAAAGTGGAGTATTCTTGTCAAGTTGGTAAAGCTCCTGAAAAGACCAGCTGGGACCAGTTGGTGCAAATTGGCCCCAGTAGTCTCCCAAGAGAAAATCACTTGAAAGAATATGGAGTCACAACAATTGAATTGTCAAAAGCAATAAAAGGCATATCATTGTTAGATTTAGAAGAGGGCACAAGAATTTGTTTacaaaggagaaggagaaaacagAGAGATGGGATGTTAATAGAGGAGAAGGTGGGGGCTCAACATGTCACGGTCTACAATACGGATCGTGGTCTTACAATACAGCTTTCAGAAGCACCatccaaaacattttttttcatccaaaaaatAGCCACGtttttaaaacctggtttttgtcatGTCACCAAACACATAAATCAGGTTTtcaaaactaataaaaaaattggtcttcacaaaaaccaaattttcaaggTGTCGTCAGAATGCAACCTTAGGGTTTTGAAaacttgggttttttttttgattttttgagaaaagaacTACTTAGTTGGGACGACTTAgagttttgagaaaaataatagACATCTCTTGACTTGAAGAAGATAGCAATCTCTGTGGGCATACCTTTTAGAGTCAGTGACAAGCCCTAGACCTGACCTTGCTTTTATGCCATGTCAGATCTAAAAGAGAAAACGGAAGTCTGCCAacaaaggaggaggagaaaatgCTGAAATGGCGGGCAGGACCTGTTATGATTGTCAATGTGAATTGTGATCTTTTATGCTTCATTGTATTTGAGATTTACAATATCTTCAATGGACATAACTGTCCTTAAATACAAAAGAAATAGTACACAAATATCCTTATTAAACAACATGCACACAGATCGGACAATAATTCACTTTGGATCTGGATGAGAACGAATCTGATCCAGTCCATGATCTAGTCCATCATCACAACACCTTATTAAGCGTGTCACTGAAAATCAAATAAACGCACCAACTACATGTAAGATTGTGTAGGATAATCAACTAAATtgtaaatcaattaaaaaacaCAATGCACAGAGTATATCTGTGATTGTGTAAGGTAATCAACATTATAAGTAGCAGTTCTATTTAAGAGACCATATGTAAAGTCATAGTCTCATTATGGGCTGATAAATTTGTACGCTTCAAAGTAAATGCCTTGAACTATAATACCAAAGAAATGTGTGTAACCCTGTCTTGCGTGGGTCAGCATAAGACCATAAAGTTGaaaaggtcaagagttcaacaCGAGGGGTTCATCTTTGGCTTGACCTGGTAAATGGTCTACCTGATCGAGCTTGCCAACCTAAAAATAAGGGAATGGTAATTCAAGGTCTAAGCATCTCTCACTTTCTTATTTTTGTGGAAATGGTCATTTAAAACTATTAATATTAGATTCATGCAGTCAAGCACATGGTGACCGTGAGTTACTGAATCTGAATGTTTCGAGAAAACTCTCTGGTTAACCATCTTTTCAGGCCTTTGCTGGTGATGTTTCTCATAAGCTGCTGAAGAAGTTAGCTTAGTGGCTTACCTCCTGTTGTTATAAATCAAGAATCCATATACTAATCTCGccttttcaaacttaaaaattgttttaagaCTATTTCATACTTTATGTTAATGCTGGGAAAATGGTTGTCATTCTGAATTACTATTGCTTTTTTCATGGAGGTGATGccaaaggaacaaaaaacatcaaatgTCTTGGATGTTGTACTTGTTCCTGCATAGATAGTTGTATTTATTTGTCAAAGGACagatccctctctctccttatatatatatgtgtgtgtgtgtgtgtgcgtgtgcgtgtcTGGCTGTGCGCATGCGTGTGTATCAGTTAAGCCGTGGATCAggtttttcatgtaaaaatgtGGTTCTATAGGTCATGAAGTTTTCATGTAGTGTGGGCAGTTTATTAGTTAATCATTTGGAAAGTCTCATTTAGTGTCAAAATCAGATGATCacctatgtatatatattgtcagGTGCAAGGTAAGCCATGGGtcaagtccatcacttaggtgATGGGATATGTGTTGGCGCCTTGTCGCCAACACGCTTAGcccatgggaaagtgaaaagtcaccttccctttcaattaaagtttcttaattgagtatatattgttatgtactttattttgtattaattACGTATTTTTGTGTTGATTATGCTTTTGTATGTAGACTGTTGcatgtatatactgttagtcaCTTcgtctgttatatagtattgtgatacctcatacctgttatatgtatacgaTAGTATGATTATGTTACATACCTATATGATATAGTTATCTtgattgttaatttgttatacctGTTCTAAACTTATATAAACTTAttatgtatatactattatgtactGTTAGTCTGTTTTGTTAGCCTGCTGTTATGCCTATTATGTGTTTTGtaatacctgttatatgtattattaatTTGTTATAATACTGTTATAATACCtgctgttatacctgttatatgtattgtaatacaaacaatttgttattcctgttatatgtattgtaatacCTGTACTCTGTTATACCTATTATATGTACATAACCATACgaatgtatacatataatgggtatcacaatactacatattatatatgtactgTTACTGttgtgtacttatatgtatactattatgtactgttagtctttttattatattatgttttTCTGTAAGTACAGATAgattaaagccttcttgcggatttacattccttcttctagtgattagatttagttttcttttttcttttattggatTACATTTATGAGTAATGTTAAaattcttctattgattttgcatatttaatgaagtcaacaattaatttttgactgtttaagttgattatgcttgttatattactactctctacatttcaaatattagtaatagttaatcaaaataaaaattggtTGCCTTTTTACCTAGGCCCGCCTAGGCGCCTTGGCACCTTGAcaacacatatataatatatatatatatgtgtgtttgtgtgtgtgtgtgttcttaGGGGCAAGCTAAGCATAGGTCATAAAGTTTTCATGCACCGTTAGTTAATCATTTGGAAGGTCCCGTTAAGTGTCAAAATCAAATGATCCAAGATTATTTCAGACACAATAGATCATGTTGGTTACTTCTGTACAGCTTGCAATAGTTGTTACCATCAGTATTTGAGGGCATTATAATCTGTAAAGTGTGATGAAAAAATTATGAGGGATTAGGTGCTTAGTTTCATATCCTCCATTAATAACACTCTTCCCTATATCTATATTCATTTGGTTGTTTGCGTATAGTATTGCACTATTGCTTCTCtaacattttcttgtttcattacTCTTCATAGGATGGTGCACTTATTCAGCAAGGACTATCTTATTATAGGCTAATGATTGTATGGCTGGTGGACCTTGTTGGTGGATTTAGATTGCCTCTGCCTTCTGTTTGTCCAATGATATTTGCGTGCATGCCTGAGCACTTCATTGAAGATGCCATGGAATTGCTTCTCTTTGCTTCTCGGATCCCAAAAGCTCTTGATGGTTTTTTGCTAGTGAGTAGTCTTGcttgcatttttctttgaagATTAGTATATATTTTCTCATTAACGTGATTCATTACATTTCATCATGAAACAATAATAAGTTGAACGATTGGGCAGTCTAGTATCTTAATACTCTAAGAAGGTAGATGCTAATAGAAAAGGTGCTCAACATAAGTTTGTTCTGCGAACTGCTTGCTGGTTCACATCGCTTAATACAAGTCTAGAGATAAATAAATGAGATTATGGACAATATGATCTAGAGGAGTTTTTATCCAAAACATATCCTGAAAGTGTGGTTATGGctaaattaatttttctttatgtttattttttcaggATGATTTCATGAATTTTATTATCATATTCATGGCAAGTCCGTCTTATGTGAGAAACCCATATTTGAGAGCAAAGATGGTGGAGGTCTTGAACTGTTGGATGCGCCAGAGAAGGTCTCGATTGCACTTCATTagttgaacttttcttttcctctctcttgaTGCTTGTCTATTTTCAGGCTGTATGGCTGTATCTCTCcttttattttggtttcttgACTACTATCATGGTATAGGACttttaacaaatttttgaaCATTTCCCCTTTGATGCTAGAATACCTGTATCTCATATGATCATAGTGAGAGATTTAGAGGAATCAGTCTTCAAATCTTCACTGAAGTTCTGGTCTTGCAGAAAATCAGTGATaggagacacacacacacacacacacacagagagagagagagagagagagagagagagagagagagatggctgtGGGTATCGATCAGCCTCTCATCCCTAATTTAACATTAATCTCATATTGTACACATATGGACAATAAGGTCCCTAAATACAACATACTGACATAGGATACATGATGCCATTAATCAAAGAATAAGACATATGCAAAATAAAAGATACACCTAACATAGTGTGTACAACATGAGACATGTTtggtgttagaatgtatgtattcctatatatatatatatatatatatatatatatatatatatatatatatatatctatgtgcatgtacattacatatattagtgtgctaatatatgtcttacatatatagatatgtgtatattttagggtacctaggtcatacttgtaattttcctttttcttttatgtatttttctatttctttttacacctttattattatttaagaggggaactagctgttgggcctctctccaacggctagaattctagccgttggaaatggcccaacagccatttcccctcctcctctcttcttcccttgtattataaataaaggactgttgtccccttttaggtcatggcttgttaagccacatcttgtagtattttgccttgtttggctgaagatcaatatattttccttatcctcttgttagaggattcttgtgtattgccttgttgagttagtgagagattcaagagtgatattcttgaagtatttgcctaacttgggcctgatttacatttGGATCCAATCCAAACATGTTACTACATGCGCTTTAACAGACAATACATGAAACTGTGGCTAGGCAGCCACCTTTTCAGATAGACTGGACCACCTAGGCTATGTTACATGGGTGGGGGTGCCAGTGTCAGTTTGGATGCGGGGTGTGGCTAAAACTTCGGCGGCCaccttttatagttttttttgctgaaaaatagATTTTATGCAAAGGtcattttagtttatttttaaagttttatattaaataaaatgaagttttttttaaaatattggcagTCTGGTCGTCCTTTAAAAAGGACAACCAAGTGATGTCCTCTTTTTAAAAGgatgagagagagtgagatgcCTGTGATTGgaaaagaggggagagagaggagggaaaaattgggggaaaataaaaagaaagagggaaaaagaaaaaggaaagaaagggagagaaagaggagaaagaagagagaaaaggaaaaaatgaaagaaaaagaagcaggtGCAGCCCCTGTGCGTGTCGGAAGTGCAGCCATGTCCACACCCACGTTGCATCAATGCAGTTGCAGCACCCTAAAtgaagcacccatgtgacatagcacctAGGTAGCCAAGTGAAAAGTATGTTCtaagttctttcttttctccttttctttattcttctacttttatctttcttgattctttttattagttttattCTTTATGCCTTGGCCTCCCTGTGCCCCCGGCCCGGCCCCCCTGCTCCTTGATTTCGGttgacatttttattcttttccttctagttcttcttttcttttccttttcctttttcctcttttttttttctttcatttgctgTTTTTGGCCTGCCTAGGCACCGACCCTTTTTGAAAGCTCATCACTAGGGTCCATCTAAATATAAATGCTGGTAGTATACTGGTGTTTTGTGATGAAATAGTTGACTCTTTTAGCAAATCCAATTggcaaatatatatacattcagATTAAAACTTGTAACTtccatttttctaaaatctcgCACACCACTTTCCATTACAGCTTAtgtgaatattaaaaaatttatttttatttgttttatgtcTGTGCAGTGAGTCCTCTGCGATGGCAGCACTCTTTGAAGGACACCAACTTGCCCTTCAACATTTAGTACACAACCTTTTGAAGCTTTATGTGGACATTGAGTTCACTGGTTCTCATACACAGGTAGTTTCATGACAATTAtgcttattttaattttatcttatttatatatgctATCTTTTGTTATCCTTTTTCCGCCCTGGTGTTCCATTATGTTCTGCTGTTCAAATTGGACTTTCCAAATGCATAATGTGCCAACCATTCATAAAGTTCTTGCCTTCCTGTTCCTGGTATGTTTTCCATGCTAGCTCAGATTCTCTAGAAAGTGTAATGAATAATCAGAAGATTATGTTATGACCACAATAAAATaatgtgagttttttttttggggtggtTGTTCAATGCTTCTTGGTTGCTTGTTACTGCTGTATGCATTGCAGCCATTATCTTGACACTTCTACTGGGTCAAGGTGTCAGTGTTTGGCACTAACATCAGCATTCCATTCCATCAATACATCATCTTCCGTACACAAAAGCGACTTTCCCAAAGTGTAGATTACAGCTACAAGTTTGTTCTAAATTTACTTTTGATATGACAGCCTGCAAGCCCTCCAATCATCTGGACTGGATGGCTGAGCATGGTCTTCATTGGTGCAAACATTTTCTTTGAGATATTATGTTTCTTTGGAAAATGTTGGGAAATATGgaagtttaaaaaatttgaaatatataaagcTAACAGCAAAGGTCGCAAAAGCTTTAGCCATTGACTGGTACGTACAGATATTACAACCAGCAGACTATAGCCACCTTTCTAGTACAGTTTTGCAGGTTCTGTATTTGACATCACCAACGGTAGTGGCACAAAAGGGTGTGCTGTTTCTTTCATGTGGAATTTCTTTCCAGCTCCTGAGGGATATTTCTAGCTTAAGTTTTCTGGTTTCATATATTTGAGATCCCGATTGTAGTGTCAAAAGAGAGTTTCTTTTCTGTTGCTTTTGGTGTATCAGTGACAATATGATTGATATCTTGTGATTATACTTGTCAGTCTATTAgttattttgatttgttttttttgatATTGACAGTTCTATGACAAATTCAATATTCGCCACAATATTGCGGAACTGCTTGAGTATCTGTGGCAGATTCCTAGCCATCGGAATTTATGGAGGAAAGTaagtttactttttttattttctataaaatGTATTTGGTTTCACATGTAaaactttttgaagaaaagttcatgagaaacttattttttttggttattaTCTTTGTTTATAACTATCCAGATTGCAAAGGAAGAGATGAAGGGGGTgtatttgaactttttaaatttcCTTATCAATGATAGCATCTTTCTGTTGGACGAAAGTCTGAACAGAATTCTTGAGCTTAAAGAGATAGAAGCTGAGATGTCGAACACTGCAGAATGGGAACGCAGACCTGCTCAAGAAAGGCAAGATAGAACACGCCAGCTTCATGCCCAAGAGAATGTAGGTTCAGAGTTTGTTTAAGAGTACTCTCCTGTGTTTCAGTTCTAATTATGCTATCCTTGTTTGATCTCTTCCTTTTATGAAGAATGACAGAATAAGTTCCTCGTGTAAGTCATTGCATGCACATGTTGATATTGTAGATTATCCGGATTGACATGAAATTGGCACATGAAGATCTGGGTATGCTGGCCTTTACGTCTGAGCAAATTACTGCACCGTTCCTCCTTCCTGAAATGGTGCCGTTCTCTCCCTTGCAGGCGTGACTAATATTGTATCCCTAATGCCTTCATCAACTGTGTGCTTAGTTTTATCTTGGTTCTTCTGATTCCAGGTTGAAAGAGTGGCAAACATGCTGAACTACTTCTTGTTACAATTAGTGGGACCCCAGCGAAGAGCTCTTAGCTTAAAGGATCCTGAAAAGTATGAATTTAGACCAAAGAAGTTACTCAAACAAGTGAGTCGCTCTCATCAGTAGTTGATATAAGTTTCATACTTCACTTCCTTGTCTTGTTTCTTCATTCCTTGTATAGCATATCACCAACTATGctttatatattatttgttgGTGTATAGATTGTGGACATCTATGTTCATCTTGCAAAGGGTGATAAAGAAGAAGTTTTTCCAGTTGCAATATCTAAGGATGGTCGATCGTATAATGATCAGGTACTTTGTTACTCTTATATCATTGCCTTTGCTTACAAATTTAAGCTAGTCTGGATGCATCTTAGCAAGTGCATTTGCATTTCTTTTCCTGATTCTCTGTTGTTGGATCTAATGGCTGTTACAAATGCAACCAGTTGTTTACAGCTGCAGCTGATGTTCTTCGTAAAATAGGTGAAGATGGACGGCTAATTCAGGCATTTGTTGAACTTGGCAACAAAGCCAAAGCTGCAGCTTCAAAAGCAATGGATGTTGAAGCTGCCTTGGGGGACATTCCAGAAGAGTTTCTTGATCCAATTCAGGTAAGTGAAGTTTGAAATCTCTCAGGAATTGCCTGCAAATCTTGTAAATCTTCCATGCTTGTTTATGTGTTTACTACAATCATATGCCCCAAGCAAATTTAAAAACGTCATCATTATTATCCCTACTTATTGTATTATGGCATTTTTCTGAAAACCCTGCTAAAGGATGGTTGTTTCTAAGATGTGGGTAGTAAATGTCCTTCTTCTCTTGGTACATCTTTAAAATCTCCTTGTAGTACATAACTTTCTTTTGGCTTGGGAAGGGCATACAAACTAGGGAGCACCATtctgattttctctctctctctctctatatatatatatatgtgtgtgtgcgtgtgtgtgtgtttcaaCCCCTTTTTCTCTATCATCAattttttccatctttcttctatttttatttctcaagacCATCTTTTTCACCTTAGGGTCAGAGAATCCTAGGAAAGGAAAGGGACTTAAAAACCTTTTATGACggtttttaatgatacaaaataaaaaaaataactattcGATCACAGAAGTAGCCGACCGATTTCAAAAATCCCTTATgtatatagaaaaattgaaatcagccagtTACCTCTAttggctggatggttatttttttatatgttgccAAAAACTGTTGCAAAAGGTACATTTCATCACTAAAAACTGTGGACAGGCAACTGGATGTTGCAAATCAATCTTTTACAACAGTTTTTaccaatacaaaataaaaaaataaccatttggtcatttaaaactaaaaacacgcgttttttttgaaaaaaacgttaattttttttcactttcattttttccatttttttaatgccaaacattttttttttcattttctattttttatttgttgcaaatctacttatcttttgaggtttctgttattagtttctcacttattttgtttttctctcattttaacttttttaaaatttttaaaaatttatcatatttttctcatttttttcaagctcgccgtattatacccgagaaaaacctcgccgtttaaaacttcaaaacgttatttgtgactattttGAATGTTATGCCTTATTGGGATTGTGGAATTTTGGTGTTTCAAGTTTTATGTTTATAGAACATGGAGGTTCAGATTTTTTGAGGCTTACTGTGTCTATGAAAAGTGCCTCATGCTTCCCTTTATAGAATTCCTGTTGGCACAAGAAAATggaatttctttctctttttaactCCACTAACCTGTTGGCTGCATTGTACCACCTTAATCGTTTTAGGAAGATACACAAGACACTGATTGCCAAACATGAAGAGGAAAAACCAGTTTTATTGCTGTAGTTATTTACGTGAAAATGTATGGTGCTTGATATTGCAGTATACACTTATGAGAGATCCAGTAATTTTGCCTTCATCGAAGACTACAATGGACAGAGCAATCATCCAGAGACACCTGTTGAGTGATAGtgtatgtgaaaagaaaaaaaagacagtttCTTTAATCTCATGATAATAGTATAGATCCTTTTAGCAATTGCTTGCATCACCTGTTTGACAGTGCCTTTTCCCCCCCTTGTGTTTGCAGACCGACCCATTCAACCGATCACATCTCACTCAAGATATGCTAATTCCAAATGTTGAACTGAAAGTCCGGATTGAAGAATTCATCCGCTCTCATCAATCGCCTTCCCAAAACCAATGAACATACTGTACAGAATTAAGATTTCCAGTGATACAGAAACAGCGTGAATTAATCTGAATGTCGACTCTGCCCAATTGAAGGAATACTGATCAACCTTTGCTGTGAGTGTTGAGTTATGGTACATTCCTTGGATGTGGTTTCGAAGATTCGTTCGGGTCTCGAGTTTTCGGCCTTCTGTACATCTCCCATAAATGATAAAACTGTTCTATTCCATGCATGTATATTATTAACTGCACGCTCTAGGTATGGTGGGGCATGATCTGCTTTTCCTGTATCTATTCATGAagcctccctctttctctctctctctctctctcttgtaggGTTGCATAGAACTGGTTAAGAATTGTAATACATTACTAATTGTGATTAGTACATCTGAATTCTTGTTATGGGGTGGTTAAACGGTCTTGTTTCTGACTGATGAATGCAAATGTGTTGCTTATTCGCTGTTGTTGGAACATTTTAATGGGTATGAGAAGCATGTTATGTTTAAATCTCTCAACTTAGGAGCAGTAACGTTGCTAATTTGCTAAAACCGTAATTCGATCAATTAGCAATTCAATGTTCTGATGTGGTACAACAGTTCCCCCCCTCCCTTCCGGTCGCTTGCGACGCCCTTAAATAATTCTGGATCTCATATCAATTTGCACCATAACATAAATAATACAACCCAAGCCATTCAATTTTTAATGGTGATGGTTGCACGCTCTTGTAGGCATCTCGTTTTCTGTTACTGCGGTGTCGATGTGGGATAACCACAACCACCAGTTCATTCTTGGATGTAGTTggttattttttaagaaattctCTACTAAACGTTTAGCAGGTTTTTCCCCATTTGATTGATGCAAATATTGTTGCTTTATGCTTTCCACTAGTCATTTATACAATTACTACTAGTTGGTTATATATTATCAGATCTAAAAACTGTAAAGTGTGGGAACTCATGAGAATCTCTATGAGCCTTCAGATTATGAATTCATGCAAAGTTAGTTTTTGGGTGACGTGAGAggttcttgtattttcttttgtttacttTAGTAAGAACCTTGCGTATAAGACGATCATGTACTTGAAGCATCCCACTGTTTAGCGCGCCTGAAGGAGCACGGTGGTTTAGTGTTTGCGCTTTAATATCATTATGTTTCTTCTCTTGCTGGGGTATAAACTAATAAAAGCGGCTCACGACGGGTGTACTCATCCACCTTTATCTACTTAGAAATGaaaattctttatttatctCATATATTGTTTAATCAATTGGTCAGAAGACAAATGAATTTAAAAGAACATTCACTAGCAACACAATTTTGGTGAAAATCAAAATCTTGGATATGGAGGACATGCATTTAAGAACCTTCAACTTACAGGTGTCACGAGCATAATACTCTATTTGTACCAGC harbors:
- the LOC116257386 gene encoding probable ubiquitin conjugation factor E4 translates to MASHKSAKRTLPELEDILLRRIFLISLMEPNESDAKVAYLELTAAEILSEGRPMQLSRDLIERVLVDRLSSVFPGAEPPFEYLVGCYRRAIDEGRKIASMRDRETKAEMEAVIREAKKLVVCYCRIHLANPDMFPQAETVAKISPSSPLVSLICSEVSLAIDGFGGGSGIQCPPGFLDEFFRDLDQETLETVLRPVFEDLRTEVNKVSALGNFQPLLRALKLLVSYPACAKALVNHPKWCPVPSHVDGRVFEVTSLLGPFFHVSALPDHPIFVGQPDVGKQCFSNASARRPADLLSSFTSIKTVMNHLYDGLKDILLLLLKNTETREHILEYISEFIKRNSARSHMQVNPFICASSGAFVNLSAVMLRLCEPFLDVNLSKRDKIDPKYVFYNTRLNLRDLTAIHASSEEVATWLANDKEMQPNGFKADSSCQMSANLEGRSSASSSGKGKYSFICECFFMTARALNLGLLKALSDFKNIIQDLSRCEETLSNFRAMQAQGSTPQLEEDINRLEAEIERLTQEKLCYEAQILRDGALIQQGLSYYRLMIVWLVDLVGGFRLPLPSVCPMIFACMPEHFIEDAMELLLFASRIPKALDGFLLDDFMNFIIIFMASPSYVRNPYLRAKMVEVLNCWMRQRSESSAMAALFEGHQLALQHLVHNLLKLYVDIEFTGSHTQFYDKFNIRHNIAELLEYLWQIPSHRNLWRKIAKEEMKGVYLNFLNFLINDSIFLLDESLNRILELKEIEAEMSNTAEWERRPAQERQDRTRQLHAQENIIRIDMKLAHEDLGMLAFTSEQITAPFLLPEMVERVANMLNYFLLQLVGPQRRALSLKDPEKYEFRPKKLLKQIVDIYVHLAKGDKEEVFPVAISKDGRSYNDQLFTAAADVLRKIGEDGRLIQAFVELGNKAKAAASKAMDVEAALGDIPEEFLDPIQYTLMRDPVILPSSKTTMDRAIIQRHLLSDSTDPFNRSHLTQDMLIPNVELKVRIEEFIRSHQSPSQNQ